In Coregonus clupeaformis isolate EN_2021a chromosome 7, ASM2061545v1, whole genome shotgun sequence, one genomic interval encodes:
- the LOC123491181 gene encoding uncharacterized protein LOC123491181 isoform X3 encodes MGRLDDAAKRKVVELRQAGLSFRKIKAVLELENIRVSAQAIYLYLKEFQRKKVQRGGGSAAAPDPQTTPGVGAGAGRGEGGRREGWNDQQIRNLLREASRHAGYVAASEFAKQGPGSTPPEVRGQGPSGTGGEGASRGQSNRTEKQEEGDKKDDEDKDIQIVSVTSLAQNSKQRGLPPATAAAVTVTGAYMRKRATPSPATNPILAARKRLLDKALSHRAKQVAALLRREQSNAPGSDVQRPVPADQPQSYDPVAQRLTQARNLDGQPGASDPRQMFQQRVGGLSVRSPHPAPPRVGIRLPNPPPPPTSQGSSPVIRLQSPGSQGMNQGLLRRDRNPSPQQAAHQEAGGRCGGGGGGGLQEQVQTLGSEIHSLGLAVRMLVEQQYRLEREQVQQTHVQRQILSALQTLASRLEAPCTSLQQQRQHPKTPPPPVLPASGSASASYSQDTFPFSQGGYAQCSQAQPSYNGMDSSSLETIEAFKLAGLSPNGINGFQTCSSSTTDSLPLTHTPTHTQPYTSSYTQQPHTQTHMPSCTQSYATTYTQSHTQSYRGTDITDYPSTSTEGAVQDCMAPTQVSVDLDSDITVSPQETQLNIIKVEAL; translated from the exons ATGGGCCGTCTGGACGATGCTGCCAAGCGCAAGGTGGTGGAGCTGCGGCAGGCGGGCCTGAGCTTCCGCAAGATCAAGGCGGTGCTGGAGCTGGAGAACATCCGGGTGTCTGCCCAGGCCATCTACCTGTACCTCAAGGAGTTCCAGAGGAAGAAGGTCCAGAGGGGTGGTGGAAGTGCTGCAGCCCCAGACCCGCAGACCACAcctggggttggggctggggcagggagaggagagggtggaaggCGGGAGGGCTGGAACGACCAGCAGATAAGGAATCTACTGCGGGAGGCATCACGCCACGCAGGCTATGTTGCGGCGTCTGAGTTCGCCAAGCAGGGTCCTGGCTCCACTCCTcctgaggtcaggggtcaggggccGTCTGGGACAGGAGGCGAAGGCGCCAGTAGAGGACAGAGCAACAGGACAGAGAAACAGGAGGAAGGGGACAAGAAGGATGATGAGGATAAGGACATCCAGATTGTCAGTGTCACATCGTTGGCTCAGAACTCTAAACAGAGGGGTCTTCCACCCGCGACGGCAGCGGCTGTGACTGTGACGGGGGCCTACATGCGTAAGAGAGCCACGCCCTCGCCAGCTACTAACCCCATACTGGCAGCACGCAAAAGGCTTCTGGATAAGGCTTTGTCTCATAGAGCAAAG CAGGTAGCAGCTTTGTTGAGAAGAGAACAGTCTAATGCTCCTGGTTCTGATGTCCAGAGACCTGTGCCAGCAGATCAACCACAGTCCTATGACCCAGTCGCTCAGAGGCTTACTCAAGCG AGGAATTTGGATGGCCAGCCAGGAGCCAGTGATCCCAGACAGATGTTCCAGCAGAGGGTCGGTGGCCTTTCCGTCCGCTCCCCGCACCCTGCTCCTCCCCGTGTGGGCATCCGGCTCCccaaccccccaccaccacccacctcCCAGGGTAGTAGCCCTGTCATCCGCCTCCAAAGCCCTGGGAGCCAGGGCATGAACCAGGGCcttctcaggagagacaggaacccCAGCCCTCAGCAGGCAGCTCACCAGGAGGCTGGAGGGAGATgcgggggagggggaggtgggggtctCCAGGAGCAGGTCCAAACCCTGGGCTCTGAGATCCACAGTCTGGGCCTGGCGGTGCGCATGCTGGTGGAGCAGCAGTACCGTCTGGAGAGGGAGCAGGTCCAGCAGACCCATGTCCAGAGGCAGATTCTCAGCGCCCTGCAGACCCTGGCCTCCAGACTCGAGGCACCCTGTACCAGCCTCCAGCAGCAACGACAGCATCCCAAAACTCCCCCACCCCCGGTCTTACCTGCCTCAGGCTCTGCCTCCGCCTCCTACAGCCAGGACACGTTCCCCTTCAGCCAAGGAGGGTATGCCCAGTGCAGCCAGGCCCAGCCCAGCTACAACGGGATGGACAGCTCCAGTCTGGAGACCATAGAGGCCTTCAAACTGGCCGGACTCAGCCCCAACGGCATCAACGGCTTCCAGACGTGCAGCAGCAGTACCACCGATAGCCTCCCGCTCACTCacaccccgacacacacacagccttacaCGTCATCCTACACACAGcagccacacactcaaacacacatgcCCTCATGCACACAGTCTTACGCCACCACATACACGCAGTCGCACACGCAGTCCTATAGAGGAACAGACATTACAGACTATCCCAGCACCAGCACAGAGGGGGCTGTCCAGGACTGCATGGCCCCCACCCAGGTCTCTGTTGACCTGGACTCAGACATCACAGTCTCCCCACAGGAAACTCAACTCAACATCATTAAAGTGGAGGCACTCTAA
- the LOC123491181 gene encoding uncharacterized protein LOC123491181 isoform X2, with protein sequence MGRLDDAAKRKVVELRQAGLSFRKIKAVLELENIRVSAQAIYLYLKEFQRKKVQRGGGSAAAPDPQTTPGVGAGAGRGEGGRREGWNDQQIRNLLREASRHAGYVAASEFAKQGPGSTPPEVRGQGPSGTGGEGASRGQSNRTEKQEEGDKKDDEDKDIQIVSVTSLAQNSKQRGLPPATAAAVTVTGAYMRKRATPSPATNPILAARKRLLDKALSHRAKSYQQVAALLRREQSNAPGSDVQRPVPADQPQSYDPVAQRLTQARNLDGQPGASDPRQMFQQRVGGLSVRSPHPAPPRVGIRLPNPPPPPTSQGSSPVIRLQSPGSQGMNQGLLRRDRNPSPQQAAHQEAGGRCGGGGGGGLQEQVQTLGSEIHSLGLAVRMLVEQQYRLEREQVQQTHVQRQILSALQTLASRLEAPCTSLQQQRQHPKTPPPPVLPASGSASASYSQDTFPFSQGGYAQCSQAQPSYNGMDSSSLETIEAFKLAGLSPNGINGFQTCSSSTTDSLPLTHTPTHTQPYTSSYTQQPHTQTHMPSCTQSYATTYTQSHTQSYRGTDITDYPSTSTEGAVQDCMAPTQVSVDLDSDITVSPQETQLNIIKVEAL encoded by the exons ATGGGCCGTCTGGACGATGCTGCCAAGCGCAAGGTGGTGGAGCTGCGGCAGGCGGGCCTGAGCTTCCGCAAGATCAAGGCGGTGCTGGAGCTGGAGAACATCCGGGTGTCTGCCCAGGCCATCTACCTGTACCTCAAGGAGTTCCAGAGGAAGAAGGTCCAGAGGGGTGGTGGAAGTGCTGCAGCCCCAGACCCGCAGACCACAcctggggttggggctggggcagggagaggagagggtggaaggCGGGAGGGCTGGAACGACCAGCAGATAAGGAATCTACTGCGGGAGGCATCACGCCACGCAGGCTATGTTGCGGCGTCTGAGTTCGCCAAGCAGGGTCCTGGCTCCACTCCTcctgaggtcaggggtcaggggccGTCTGGGACAGGAGGCGAAGGCGCCAGTAGAGGACAGAGCAACAGGACAGAGAAACAGGAGGAAGGGGACAAGAAGGATGATGAGGATAAGGACATCCAGATTGTCAGTGTCACATCGTTGGCTCAGAACTCTAAACAGAGGGGTCTTCCACCCGCGACGGCAGCGGCTGTGACTGTGACGGGGGCCTACATGCGTAAGAGAGCCACGCCCTCGCCAGCTACTAACCCCATACTGGCAGCACGCAAAAGGCTTCTGGATAAGGCTTTGTCTCATAGAGCAAAG TCCTACCAGCAGGTAGCAGCTTTGTTGAGAAGAGAACAGTCTAATGCTCCTGGTTCTGATGTCCAGAGACCTGTGCCAGCAGATCAACCACAGTCCTATGACCCAGTCGCTCAGAGGCTTACTCAAGCG AGGAATTTGGATGGCCAGCCAGGAGCCAGTGATCCCAGACAGATGTTCCAGCAGAGGGTCGGTGGCCTTTCCGTCCGCTCCCCGCACCCTGCTCCTCCCCGTGTGGGCATCCGGCTCCccaaccccccaccaccacccacctcCCAGGGTAGTAGCCCTGTCATCCGCCTCCAAAGCCCTGGGAGCCAGGGCATGAACCAGGGCcttctcaggagagacaggaacccCAGCCCTCAGCAGGCAGCTCACCAGGAGGCTGGAGGGAGATgcgggggagggggaggtgggggtctCCAGGAGCAGGTCCAAACCCTGGGCTCTGAGATCCACAGTCTGGGCCTGGCGGTGCGCATGCTGGTGGAGCAGCAGTACCGTCTGGAGAGGGAGCAGGTCCAGCAGACCCATGTCCAGAGGCAGATTCTCAGCGCCCTGCAGACCCTGGCCTCCAGACTCGAGGCACCCTGTACCAGCCTCCAGCAGCAACGACAGCATCCCAAAACTCCCCCACCCCCGGTCTTACCTGCCTCAGGCTCTGCCTCCGCCTCCTACAGCCAGGACACGTTCCCCTTCAGCCAAGGAGGGTATGCCCAGTGCAGCCAGGCCCAGCCCAGCTACAACGGGATGGACAGCTCCAGTCTGGAGACCATAGAGGCCTTCAAACTGGCCGGACTCAGCCCCAACGGCATCAACGGCTTCCAGACGTGCAGCAGCAGTACCACCGATAGCCTCCCGCTCACTCacaccccgacacacacacagccttacaCGTCATCCTACACACAGcagccacacactcaaacacacatgcCCTCATGCACACAGTCTTACGCCACCACATACACGCAGTCGCACACGCAGTCCTATAGAGGAACAGACATTACAGACTATCCCAGCACCAGCACAGAGGGGGCTGTCCAGGACTGCATGGCCCCCACCCAGGTCTCTGTTGACCTGGACTCAGACATCACAGTCTCCCCACAGGAAACTCAACTCAACATCATTAAAGTGGAGGCACTCTAA
- the LOC123491181 gene encoding uncharacterized protein LOC123491181 isoform X1 codes for MGRLDDAAKRKVVELRQAGLSFRKIKAVLELENIRVSAQAIYLYLKEFQRKKVQRGGGSAAAPDPQTTPGVGAGAGRGEGGRREGWNDQQIRNLLREASRHAGYVAASEFAKQGPGSTPPEVRGQGPSGTGGEGASRGQSNRTEKQEEGDKKDDEDKDIQIVSVTSLAQNSKQRGLPPATAAAVTVTGAYMRKRATPSPATNPILAARKRLLDKALSHRAKIRDYSYQSYQQVAALLRREQSNAPGSDVQRPVPADQPQSYDPVAQRLTQARNLDGQPGASDPRQMFQQRVGGLSVRSPHPAPPRVGIRLPNPPPPPTSQGSSPVIRLQSPGSQGMNQGLLRRDRNPSPQQAAHQEAGGRCGGGGGGGLQEQVQTLGSEIHSLGLAVRMLVEQQYRLEREQVQQTHVQRQILSALQTLASRLEAPCTSLQQQRQHPKTPPPPVLPASGSASASYSQDTFPFSQGGYAQCSQAQPSYNGMDSSSLETIEAFKLAGLSPNGINGFQTCSSSTTDSLPLTHTPTHTQPYTSSYTQQPHTQTHMPSCTQSYATTYTQSHTQSYRGTDITDYPSTSTEGAVQDCMAPTQVSVDLDSDITVSPQETQLNIIKVEAL; via the exons ATGGGCCGTCTGGACGATGCTGCCAAGCGCAAGGTGGTGGAGCTGCGGCAGGCGGGCCTGAGCTTCCGCAAGATCAAGGCGGTGCTGGAGCTGGAGAACATCCGGGTGTCTGCCCAGGCCATCTACCTGTACCTCAAGGAGTTCCAGAGGAAGAAGGTCCAGAGGGGTGGTGGAAGTGCTGCAGCCCCAGACCCGCAGACCACAcctggggttggggctggggcagggagaggagagggtggaaggCGGGAGGGCTGGAACGACCAGCAGATAAGGAATCTACTGCGGGAGGCATCACGCCACGCAGGCTATGTTGCGGCGTCTGAGTTCGCCAAGCAGGGTCCTGGCTCCACTCCTcctgaggtcaggggtcaggggccGTCTGGGACAGGAGGCGAAGGCGCCAGTAGAGGACAGAGCAACAGGACAGAGAAACAGGAGGAAGGGGACAAGAAGGATGATGAGGATAAGGACATCCAGATTGTCAGTGTCACATCGTTGGCTCAGAACTCTAAACAGAGGGGTCTTCCACCCGCGACGGCAGCGGCTGTGACTGTGACGGGGGCCTACATGCGTAAGAGAGCCACGCCCTCGCCAGCTACTAACCCCATACTGGCAGCACGCAAAAGGCTTCTGGATAAGGCTTTGTCTCATAGAGCAAAG ATAAGAGATTATTCTTATCAGTCCTACCAGCAGGTAGCAGCTTTGTTGAGAAGAGAACAGTCTAATGCTCCTGGTTCTGATGTCCAGAGACCTGTGCCAGCAGATCAACCACAGTCCTATGACCCAGTCGCTCAGAGGCTTACTCAAGCG AGGAATTTGGATGGCCAGCCAGGAGCCAGTGATCCCAGACAGATGTTCCAGCAGAGGGTCGGTGGCCTTTCCGTCCGCTCCCCGCACCCTGCTCCTCCCCGTGTGGGCATCCGGCTCCccaaccccccaccaccacccacctcCCAGGGTAGTAGCCCTGTCATCCGCCTCCAAAGCCCTGGGAGCCAGGGCATGAACCAGGGCcttctcaggagagacaggaacccCAGCCCTCAGCAGGCAGCTCACCAGGAGGCTGGAGGGAGATgcgggggagggggaggtgggggtctCCAGGAGCAGGTCCAAACCCTGGGCTCTGAGATCCACAGTCTGGGCCTGGCGGTGCGCATGCTGGTGGAGCAGCAGTACCGTCTGGAGAGGGAGCAGGTCCAGCAGACCCATGTCCAGAGGCAGATTCTCAGCGCCCTGCAGACCCTGGCCTCCAGACTCGAGGCACCCTGTACCAGCCTCCAGCAGCAACGACAGCATCCCAAAACTCCCCCACCCCCGGTCTTACCTGCCTCAGGCTCTGCCTCCGCCTCCTACAGCCAGGACACGTTCCCCTTCAGCCAAGGAGGGTATGCCCAGTGCAGCCAGGCCCAGCCCAGCTACAACGGGATGGACAGCTCCAGTCTGGAGACCATAGAGGCCTTCAAACTGGCCGGACTCAGCCCCAACGGCATCAACGGCTTCCAGACGTGCAGCAGCAGTACCACCGATAGCCTCCCGCTCACTCacaccccgacacacacacagccttacaCGTCATCCTACACACAGcagccacacactcaaacacacatgcCCTCATGCACACAGTCTTACGCCACCACATACACGCAGTCGCACACGCAGTCCTATAGAGGAACAGACATTACAGACTATCCCAGCACCAGCACAGAGGGGGCTGTCCAGGACTGCATGGCCCCCACCCAGGTCTCTGTTGACCTGGACTCAGACATCACAGTCTCCCCACAGGAAACTCAACTCAACATCATTAAAGTGGAGGCACTCTAA